From Halotia branconii CENA392, the proteins below share one genomic window:
- a CDS encoding SDR family NAD(P)-dependent oxidoreductase, which produces MDLGLKGKIAVVTGGDSGIGKATAELLAREGAKVALIDKTSESLQHAVEKIKPFGEVLGVQVDLTKPEEIEAGKRQILEHFGTVHILVNAAGITGATGDFLEISDEDWYKAIEVDLMAAVRTCRAFIPLMREAGWGRVVLISSEDAVQPYADELPYCACKAGVLNLAKGLSKAYGKDGVLVNTVSPAFVATPMTDAMMEKRSQKMGVDFDQAVASFLEEQRPHLELNRRGKPEEVAAVIGFLCSEQSSFVLGANYRVDGGSVASV; this is translated from the coding sequence ATGGATCTTGGATTAAAAGGTAAAATCGCTGTAGTTACTGGAGGTGATTCTGGTATTGGTAAAGCAACAGCCGAACTGCTAGCTCGTGAGGGGGCAAAGGTAGCTCTCATTGACAAAACCTCAGAGTCACTTCAGCACGCCGTCGAAAAGATAAAACCCTTTGGAGAAGTGCTGGGAGTTCAGGTAGACTTAACCAAACCTGAAGAAATTGAAGCAGGTAAACGCCAAATTCTTGAGCATTTTGGTACAGTTCACATCTTAGTGAATGCAGCAGGTATTACCGGAGCTACTGGAGATTTTCTAGAAATTAGCGATGAAGATTGGTACAAGGCTATTGAAGTAGATTTAATGGCAGCAGTACGTACCTGTCGCGCCTTTATTCCGTTAATGCGTGAGGCTGGTTGGGGACGAGTAGTTTTAATTAGTTCAGAAGATGCTGTACAGCCTTATGCAGATGAACTACCTTACTGTGCTTGCAAAGCTGGTGTGCTTAACCTTGCCAAAGGCTTGTCAAAAGCCTACGGCAAAGATGGTGTGTTAGTAAATACAGTTTCTCCTGCTTTTGTTGCCACCCCCATGACAGATGCGATGATGGAAAAGCGATCGCAAAAAATGGGTGTTGACTTTGATCAGGCTGTGGCAAGTTTTCTCGAAGAACAACGCCCTCATCTCGAACTGAATCGACGCGGTAAACCCGAAGAAGTAGCGGCTGTGATTGGCTTTTTGTGTTCTGAACAATCAAGTTTTGTTTTAGGTGCTAACTACCGGGTAGATGGTGGTTCAGTCGCCAGTGTGTAA